The DNA sequence CACCCCGCGTCCCCGCCCACCGCCGGGACGCATCCGCCACTGCCCGAGGACCCGGTCACGGTGCCGTGCGCGCATCACCAGCTCGTCCAACTGGCGCCGGGTCGGCTCGGGCAGCACCAGGTCGTCCCAGTCCACGGCCGGGGTGATGCGCCGGGCCAACTGCTCCAGTCCCGCACCGCTCTGCGCCCTGACCCCGGCTCGGACGTGCGCCAACCCGACCGGCCGATCCTCCACCACGGCCAACCGCGCCGCCGCCGTCACCGCGCGGTCCACCTCGTCCGCGCCCAGCCGGTAGCCCGCCAGGTCCTCGACGAGCGCGGGATCGGCCGCCGTGCCGGTGACGTCCGCGAGCGCCCGTGCCCAGCGCTCGGCCCTGCGGTCCGCGTCCAACGCCGGCACGGGCACCGACACCACCTGCCGCGACGTCCACCGCGGGTCCCAGTGCCGCCGGCTGTGCAGGACCAGCGGCACGTCACCCGACTGCGCGACGACGTCCCGGATGAGCGCGATCCGTTCGGGCAGCAGGGTGTCCAGCGGACCGAGCACCAGCCCCGCGCCCCGCAGCCGGGCTTCCCGGACCAGTGCGGCGACGGGCGGGTGGGCGCGGTCGGCCAGGGCCGCGACGTCCAGCACCACCGCGTCCCGGTTCGTCACGGCCAGGGCATCGACCGCGACGCGGGCCGCGTCACCGTCGGTGTCGCGGAGGTGGACGGTCGTGATGCCCCTGCCGAGCGCCTGGCCGATCCGGTGGGCCAGCGGGTCGGTCGTGGGACGGGCGGAGACCAGCCGCGCGGTGTCGCCGATGGCCGGGTCGGGCTCGTCGTCACCGAGGAGGTGGGCCACGACCCGGTCGGGCACGCGCAACGTCCGCGACAACGCGGGCCGCTCGTCGTCCCGGATCTCCAGCAGTCCCGCGGTGATCAGCGGCGCGGACCCCGCGAACCGGAACCGTGCCGCCCCGGCCGCCGGCAGGCCGCACAGCTCCAACGCCAACCCGACCGTCGCCCGGCGGCGCGTGACGTCGTCGTTGAGGTAGGCGTAGAGCCGTTCGAACCGGGCGTCGACGTCCGGCGCCATGGCCACCAGGAGGAAGTCGACGTCGACCGGCAGCAACCCGAACCGGCGTTGCACCGCCACCAACCGGGGACCGGGTTCCGGCACCAACGCGGCCAGCTCATCGAGATCCGGCTCGCCTTGCGGCGCCACCGGCTCGGCACGCCCGTCAAGCACCCGCCGCACCGCATCAGGAGTCAGGTAGAGCCCCCGATACGGATCATCGACCTCGGGCTCCTCCACCACCCTCCCCGCCACCGCCCGCCGGACCCGCCACTCCACCACCGCCAACCGCGCCCAGAGATACGCGAGGTCGGCTGCCCTTCCCGGTGTCGGCGTCGTCTCGGACTCCACCTTCGGCGTGGGAACCGTCGTAGTCATCGCACCACCCTGTCGTCGTGGTCGAGGAGGGCTCGGGCGGCCGCTCGCCGTTGGCCGCGACAGCGGGACGAGTCGGCGGCTGGACGGACAGCGGGCCGGCACCCCGCCACCCGCGGTGAGGTGGTCGGCCCCGGTGGTCGGGTGGTCAGCGGATCGGGGTGTTGCGGCGGCGGCGGTCGGGTGGGCGGGGGCGCGGGGGAGCGAAGCCGTGCTCGGGGGAGAGGCGGTCGCCGGGGCTGCGGTCGTCGGAGCCTTCGGGGCTGCTGCCTGGCCCGGTGTGCTCGGGACCCGTGTGCTCGGGCCCGGTGTGCTGTGGGTGGGTGTTGTGCGGGTTGTCGTCGTAGCGCAGGCGTCGGGGGGCGTTGTCGGGGTGGTCGACCAGGACGAGGCCGGCGTCGGCGGTAGGGGGTAGTGGGGTCAGGGGGCCGGCGACCGGGGCGGTCACGACGAGGTTGATGGCCGGTTTCAGCCGGCCGCCCAGGGCGGACCACACGTCGGTGGCGGCGCGGCCCTCGGAGACCGGGCCGCCCGACTCCACCAGTACCGTCAGGTCCAGGTCGGCCAGTGAGCCGGTCAGCCACTCCTCGGCCAGCCGGCTGTGGCAGGCCAGGCAGGCCAGTGCCTCGGACAGCAGGCGGTGTTCGTCCTGGGGGCGGTTGGTCCAGGCCGTGACCAGGTAGGACAGCCGGAACCAGCGGGGTGGTCGGCGGTGGGCCACCAGGTGGTCGCGGGCGAGGACTTCGAGGTTGCCCGTGCTGCGCCGGGTCTGGTCCTCGCGGATGTCGTAGAGGAACACGTTGACGGTGGGGGCGTTGCGGCGCGCGGTCCAGTCGGTGGTGGGTGCTTCGAACGCCAGCTCGCCGCCCCCGCCGGGGACGCCGCCGGCGTGGAGCAGGCGGCGGATGCCCTCGTCGACCTCGTGGATCACGGTGACCTCCGACGGCGGCAGTTGTGGGTGGGGTGCGGGCGGGCGGTCATCGGCGGCGCACCATGTCGGGTGGGCCGAACGAGCCCGGCACGACGAGGAAGTCGGTGGTGGCCGGGCGGAAGCCGGGGCCGGCGGCGGTGATCGTGCGCGGGCCGGTCTGGTCCTTGGCCAGGATCAGCAGTTGCGCGGTGAAACCGCCGTCCGGGCGGGGGGTGGTCGGGGTGGCGGCGGCGGTGATCCCCGGCGACCACGACAAGCGCACCGGCACGCCGGGTGGGAAGTCCACGCCGCGCACCGACGTCACGAAACCCGGCTCCCCGATCGGCGGCACGGCCTCGATCCGCGGCAACAGCACCCGCATCGGCGCGGAAGCCGCGTTGTCCGCCGGATCGGCATCGGTGCCCGAGGTGCGCAACGTCCCGCGCACCGTCGTCTCCAGAGCCGCGTCCGGCGCCAGCACGACCTGCACCACCTGCGACGCGCCCGGCGGCAGGTCCGGCACCGCGCACCCCGCGGTCGAACACCCCGGCGGCACCGAAGCCACCGGCACCTGAGCGGGCAGCGCGAAGTCCAGCCGCAGCCCCGTCGCCAACGCGCCGCCACCGTTGCGGACCGTGAAGATCGCCGTCGCCCGTCCGCCCACGTAGGACGGATTCGGCTGCACGACCACCGCCAGCGAAGGACCGGCCGATGGCACGGGCGCGGGAACAGGAGCCGGAGGAGGCGCAGGGACGACGGGGTCGCGCACCGGGACAGCGGTCGAAGCGGAGTTGTCGGACGGCAGCACGTCGACCACCGCCCCCGCCGCCGACCACGTCACGCTCCGCCGCCCGGCCACCAGCCCCACGACGTCGGCGACGACCTCCACCACCCCGCCGGGCTCCACCGCCCCGAGCACGCACCGCAACCCATCAACGTCGCACGACCCGCGCGACGGCCGCAAACCCCCCAACCGCACCCCCTCCGGAACGGCGACGGTCAGCTCCGTCCCCGGCGACACGGCCGGACCCCGGTTCACCACGCGCACCGCCACCGGCGTCACCACCCCGGTGCCCACCTCCCCGACCACCTCCGGAGCCTCCACCGCCAAGTCCACGGCACGCTGCCACGTCGGCTCCTTCTGCCGCCCCGGCAGGTCGGCGGTGATCGACCGCGCCGCCCCCGTCGCCACGTCGACCACGACCAACTCCTCCGGCGATGCCAGGTCACCCACCCGCCGCGCGGTCAGCACCACCCGGTCACCGCCCGGCGAGAACGACACGTCCCGGGGCTGGAACGGCCCCGAAGGCGGTGCGGTCACCGGTCCGGCGCACGTGCCGACCGACGGCAACAACACCCGGCACCCGTTGTCCGCCAACGACACCAGCAGCACGCCGTCCGCCTCCCGGTTGAACGCCAGCGTCCCCCCGTCCGGGCTGAACACCGAGCTGTCGTCGGTCACCTCGCAGTCGAACCCGCACACCGCCGCCGAAACGTCCCGCTGCCCGTCCCAGGTCCCCGCCCGCGCCGTCCACACGTGGTTGTCGCGCACTTCGCCGGTCGGGCCGTCGAAGACCCGGCCGCGGGTGAACGCGAGCGTGCCGCCGTCCGGCGACCACGCGGGCTGCGTGTCCTCCTGGTCGGCGGGTGCCGCCAACCGCCCCGCCACCGCACCGGTGGCCACCTCGACCACCACGATCCGGCTCAGGCCACCGTCCGGGCGCACCCCGCCGGGCGAGCGCCGCGCGAACGCGACGAACCGGCCGTCCGGCGACCACACGGCGTCGAACTCCCAGTCCGCGGGCTGCCGGTCGG is a window from the Saccharothrix saharensis genome containing:
- a CDS encoding DUF4255 domain-containing protein translates to MIHEVDEGIRRLLHAGGVPGGGGELAFEAPTTDWTARRNAPTVNVFLYDIREDQTRRSTGNLEVLARDHLVAHRRPPRWFRLSYLVTAWTNRPQDEHRLLSEALACLACHSRLAEEWLTGSLADLDLTVLVESGGPVSEGRAATDVWSALGGRLKPAINLVVTAPVAGPLTPLPPTADAGLVLVDHPDNAPRRLRYDDNPHNTHPQHTGPEHTGPEHTGPGSSPEGSDDRSPGDRLSPEHGFAPPRPRPPDRRRRNTPIR
- a CDS encoding ATP-binding protein, whose product is MTTTVPTPKVESETTPTPGRAADLAYLWARLAVVEWRVRRAVAGRVVEEPEVDDPYRGLYLTPDAVRRVLDGRAEPVAPQGEPDLDELAALVPEPGPRLVAVQRRFGLLPVDVDFLLVAMAPDVDARFERLYAYLNDDVTRRRATVGLALELCGLPAAGAARFRFAGSAPLITAGLLEIRDDERPALSRTLRVPDRVVAHLLGDDEPDPAIGDTARLVSARPTTDPLAHRIGQALGRGITTVHLRDTDGDAARVAVDALAVTNRDAVVLDVAALADRAHPPVAALVREARLRGAGLVLGPLDTLLPERIALIRDVVAQSGDVPLVLHSRRHWDPRWTSRQVVSVPVPALDADRRAERWARALADVTGTAADPALVEDLAGYRLGADEVDRAVTAAARLAVVEDRPVGLAHVRAGVRAQSGAGLEQLARRITPAVDWDDLVLPEPTRRQLDELVMRARHRDRVLGQWRMRPGGGRGRGVVALFAGESGTGKTMSAEVVAGAVGMDLYVVDLSSVVDKYIGETEKNLERIFTEAAGVHGVLLFDEADAVFGKRSEVNDAHDRHANTESAYLLQRMESFDGIAVLTTNLRSNMDEAFTRRIDVIADFPVPDAAQRLALWDRCLGDRVPRADDVDLAFCAERFELAGGSIRACAVTAAYLAAAGARPVRMVDVIAAVQQEYRKLGRLVLAGEFGPWLAVDAAG